From the genome of Edaphobacter dinghuensis, one region includes:
- a CDS encoding Gfo/Idh/MocA family protein, translated as MSDELRNALDDISRRNFLRLGGITAVGLSVPQLHAEAAKPQGSSMIGVPFAAKNPKIGIIGVGGRGTSLLGNLLAADAQILALCDIVQEHADHAQSLVVKAGQPSPELYTKGDHAFESLVARDDLDLVIIATPWDWHVPMAVAAMTHGKHAAVEVPAAATIEDCWKLVNTSERTQRHCMMLENCCYGYNETLILRMTHEGLFGDLLYGEGAYLHDLREELFSNKGEGLWRRTVHTQRNGNLYPTHGLGPVANYMGIQRGDRFDYIVSMSTPQMGLDAYRKAHLPSSDPRWSERYITGDMSTSLIKTANGRTITLQNGTVNPHPYSRTNLIAGTKGLFVDYPPRIYLDGQTGGEEWATIDSWKDHQHPLWKREGEIAQKLGGHGGMDYIMLYRLLECMRNGLVPDMDVYDAATWSAPGPLSRLSVAEGSAPAKFPDFTRDHWKERTASQIATQT; from the coding sequence ATGAGCGACGAATTGCGTAACGCGTTGGACGATATTTCAAGAAGGAACTTCCTTCGCCTCGGCGGCATCACCGCCGTTGGCCTGAGCGTTCCGCAGCTTCACGCCGAGGCCGCAAAGCCGCAGGGATCAAGCATGATCGGCGTTCCGTTCGCCGCGAAGAACCCAAAGATCGGCATCATCGGCGTCGGCGGAAGAGGAACCAGCCTTCTCGGTAATCTGCTCGCAGCCGACGCGCAGATTCTCGCCCTCTGCGATATCGTGCAGGAGCACGCCGACCACGCGCAGTCACTCGTCGTAAAGGCCGGACAGCCCTCTCCCGAGCTGTACACCAAAGGCGACCACGCCTTCGAGTCGCTGGTGGCCCGCGACGATCTTGACCTCGTCATCATCGCAACTCCGTGGGACTGGCATGTGCCGATGGCCGTCGCTGCCATGACGCACGGCAAACACGCCGCCGTCGAAGTACCGGCTGCCGCCACCATCGAGGATTGCTGGAAGCTGGTCAACACCTCCGAGCGCACCCAGCGCCACTGCATGATGCTCGAAAACTGTTGCTACGGCTACAACGAAACCCTCATCCTGCGCATGACCCACGAAGGGCTCTTCGGCGACCTGCTCTACGGAGAAGGCGCCTACCTCCACGACCTTCGCGAAGAGCTCTTCTCCAATAAGGGAGAGGGCTTGTGGCGCCGCACCGTTCATACCCAGCGCAACGGCAACCTTTATCCGACGCATGGTCTCGGCCCCGTGGCGAATTATATGGGCATCCAGCGCGGCGACCGGTTCGACTACATCGTCTCCATGAGCACGCCCCAGATGGGACTCGATGCTTATCGCAAAGCACACCTGCCGTCCTCCGATCCTCGCTGGTCCGAGCGTTACATCACCGGAGACATGAGCACCTCGCTCATCAAGACAGCGAACGGCCGCACGATCACGCTCCAGAACGGTACCGTCAACCCCCATCCCTACAGCCGCACCAATCTGATCGCCGGCACCAAGGGTCTCTTCGTCGACTATCCGCCGCGAATCTATCTTGACGGACAGACCGGCGGTGAGGAGTGGGCCACGATCGACTCGTGGAAGGATCACCAGCATCCGCTGTGGAAGCGCGAAGGCGAGATCGCGCAGAAGCTGGGAGGCCACGGCGGCATGGACTACATCATGCTGTACCGCCTGCTCGAGTGCATGCGCAACGGCCTGGTGCCCGATATGGATGTCTACGACGCCGCAACCTGGTCCGCACCCGGCCCACTCAGCAGGCTCTCGGTGGCCGAAGGCAGCGCGCCTGCTAAATTTCCCGACTTCACCCGCGACCACTGGAAGGAACGCACCGCATCGCAGATCGCCACCCAAACCTAG
- a CDS encoding acyltransferase family protein, producing the protein MQATISEVHANPHANLVQPAAPRTATPPRNVAVDAYRGLVMLLMMGEVLSFAAVARAFPHSLFWHVLAYNQTHVEWAGVGLHDMIQPSFTFLVGVALPYSIHSRIRKGQSFRKQLAHTLWRSLILIALGIFLRSTHSGQTYFTFEDTLTQIGMGYTFAFLLAYCRPKWQWTALGTILFGYWLAWALYPAPGANFDYAAVGVPATWHHNFSGFAAHWNKNSNLGQAFDVWFLNLFPRASRFAFNEGGYLTLSFIPTLGTMLLGLRAGEWFRSAAPKIPVKRFWVVGTLLVAASLLLHVTGVCPIVKRIWTPAWTLFSGGLCFYFLAVFSWVIDVKAYRRWAFPLVVVGMNSIAAYLIADLFGESIQRNLHIHLGYRVFQIFGLGLAPLMFGIVALLIYWLILFWMYRRNLFLRI; encoded by the coding sequence ATGCAAGCGACGATCAGCGAAGTACACGCGAACCCACACGCTAACTTGGTCCAGCCAGCGGCACCGCGGACCGCGACTCCTCCGCGCAACGTTGCCGTCGATGCCTATCGCGGACTGGTGATGCTGCTGATGATGGGCGAGGTGTTGAGCTTCGCCGCCGTCGCACGGGCGTTTCCTCATAGCCTCTTCTGGCATGTGCTTGCCTACAACCAGACGCATGTGGAGTGGGCGGGCGTTGGTCTGCATGACATGATCCAGCCGTCGTTTACGTTTCTGGTGGGCGTTGCGCTTCCCTATTCGATCCATAGCCGTATTCGCAAAGGGCAGAGCTTTCGGAAGCAATTGGCGCATACGCTGTGGCGAAGTTTGATTCTGATTGCGCTGGGAATCTTTCTGCGGTCAACCCATAGCGGGCAGACCTATTTCACCTTTGAAGACACGCTGACGCAGATCGGTATGGGATATACGTTCGCGTTTCTGCTGGCGTATTGCCGACCGAAGTGGCAATGGACGGCGCTGGGCACGATTCTTTTTGGGTATTGGCTGGCTTGGGCGCTCTATCCTGCGCCGGGGGCGAACTTTGACTACGCAGCGGTTGGCGTGCCTGCGACGTGGCACCACAACTTCAGCGGATTTGCCGCGCACTGGAACAAGAACAGCAATCTTGGGCAGGCGTTCGATGTCTGGTTTCTGAATCTCTTTCCGCGCGCATCTCGGTTCGCCTTCAATGAGGGTGGCTATCTTACGCTGAGTTTTATTCCTACGCTGGGAACGATGCTGCTTGGTCTGCGAGCGGGCGAGTGGTTCCGCTCGGCTGCGCCGAAGATTCCGGTGAAGCGCTTTTGGGTTGTGGGAACGCTGCTTGTCGCTGCTTCGCTGCTGCTGCATGTGACGGGAGTATGCCCCATCGTGAAGCGCATCTGGACGCCAGCGTGGACGCTGTTCAGCGGCGGCCTATGCTTCTACTTCCTTGCAGTGTTCTCTTGGGTGATCGACGTGAAGGCGTATCGGCGATGGGCGTTTCCGCTGGTGGTCGTCGGTATGAACTCAATCGCGGCTTATCTGATAGCCGATCTATTCGGAGAGTCCATTCAGCGAAATTTGCACATCCATCTGGGCTATCGGGTCTTCCAGATATTTGGATTGGGCCTGGCGCCGCTGATGTTCGGCATCGTTGCGCTTCTCATCTATTGGTTGATTCTGTTCTGGATGTACCGCAGGAATCTCTTCCTGCGGATTTGA
- a CDS encoding spinster family MFS transporter: MASATKPKPSAASVVGATTALVLLTALNFVNYIDRYILPGVQEQIKGEFHTTDAQIGSLTLWFMLAYMFTSPITGWLGDRFPRKPMIVIAALFWSGINFLTATVHSYDSLNVRHAALGVGEASFGIFAPAILADFYPEDQRNRVLTIFNVAIPVGAALGYLIGGTVGEHHGWRMSFIVSAVPGVILALLIAFFMKEPARGASQHDKAKLKKDTVVTLLKNKAYLASILGYAAVTFSLGGISWWMPSFLQRVDGRSESSAAFLMGAITVVTGLGGTIVGGTIAQKWSYKNSKALYLVPAWSALLAVPPALLCFFGPKPFTLPSLAVAVFLIFLGTGPVNAATVNAVRPEIRATALAGQLFMIHALGDAISPRIIGSISDRSNLNTGLGATLITLVLAAIIFFVGSRYAPELHSSEMQVAA, encoded by the coding sequence ATGGCCTCCGCGACTAAACCGAAGCCCTCTGCTGCCTCCGTCGTTGGAGCGACCACGGCGCTTGTCCTGCTCACCGCGCTCAACTTCGTCAACTACATCGACCGCTACATCCTGCCCGGCGTGCAGGAGCAGATCAAGGGCGAGTTCCACACCACCGACGCGCAGATCGGCTCGCTCACCCTCTGGTTCATGCTGGCGTACATGTTTACGTCGCCCATCACCGGCTGGTTGGGCGACCGCTTCCCACGCAAGCCGATGATCGTTATCGCCGCCCTCTTTTGGAGCGGCATCAACTTCCTCACCGCGACCGTGCATTCTTACGACTCGCTTAACGTCCGTCACGCTGCGCTCGGCGTCGGCGAAGCCAGCTTCGGCATCTTCGCGCCCGCCATCCTCGCTGACTTCTACCCCGAAGACCAGCGCAACCGCGTCCTCACTATCTTCAACGTAGCTATTCCCGTTGGCGCGGCGCTCGGTTACCTCATCGGTGGAACGGTCGGTGAACATCACGGCTGGCGCATGTCCTTCATTGTCTCCGCCGTTCCCGGAGTCATTCTCGCGCTGCTCATCGCCTTCTTCATGAAGGAGCCGGCACGCGGAGCCAGCCAGCACGACAAGGCCAAGCTGAAGAAGGACACAGTCGTCACCCTGCTCAAAAATAAGGCGTACCTCGCCTCCATCCTCGGTTACGCTGCCGTCACCTTTTCGCTCGGTGGCATCTCGTGGTGGATGCCTTCGTTTCTCCAGCGTGTCGATGGCCGCAGCGAGTCCTCCGCCGCATTTCTGATGGGAGCGATCACTGTTGTCACCGGACTCGGCGGCACGATCGTTGGAGGCACCATCGCGCAGAAGTGGTCATATAAAAACTCCAAGGCGCTCTACCTCGTCCCTGCGTGGAGCGCGCTGCTCGCCGTCCCTCCCGCGTTGCTCTGCTTCTTCGGCCCTAAGCCATTCACACTGCCCTCGCTCGCCGTCGCTGTCTTCCTGATCTTTCTCGGCACCGGACCAGTCAACGCAGCCACAGTGAACGCCGTTCGCCCCGAGATCCGAGCGACTGCGCTGGCAGGACAGCTCTTCATGATCCATGCTCTCGGTGATGCCATCTCGCCGCGCATCATCGGCAGCATCAGCGACCGCAGCAATCTCAACACCGGCCTCGGAGCCACGCTGATCACCCTTGTTCTTGCGGCCATCATCTTCTTCGTCGGATCGAGATATGCTCCCGAGCTGCATTCCTCCGAAATGCAAGTCGCAGCATGA
- the queF gene encoding preQ(1) synthase — protein sequence MTTKRTTGYTDDHAAAGLDIKFPAIETWKNQFKAYEILVDDPEFTSVCPKTGLPDFGRITIRYMPRKSCLELKSLKEYLFTYRNLGIFQENIVNQILDDVVKACDPVWAKVVGDFRPRGGISTVVEAFSPRPKNSKGPM from the coding sequence ATGACCACCAAGCGCACAACGGGCTACACCGACGACCACGCCGCCGCCGGCCTCGACATCAAATTTCCCGCCATCGAGACATGGAAGAACCAGTTCAAGGCTTACGAGATCCTCGTCGACGACCCTGAGTTCACCAGCGTCTGCCCCAAGACCGGCCTGCCCGACTTCGGCCGCATCACCATCCGCTACATGCCCCGCAAGAGCTGCCTCGAGCTCAAATCGCTCAAGGAATATCTCTTCACCTACCGCAACCTCGGCATCTTTCAGGAAAACATCGTCAACCAGATCCTCGACGACGTGGTCAAAGCCTGCGATCCCGTCTGGGCCAAGGTAGTCGGCGACTTTCGCCCCCGCGGTGGCATCTCGACCGTCGTCGAAGCCTTCTCACCGCGCCCCAAAAACTCCAAAGGCCCGATGTAA
- a CDS encoding glycosyltransferase codes for MNLAPILPYLAWLIALFWVWKAIAAARGLPGIPDITLPQYDVSPEGNPSLTVIVPARNEAADIAACLQSLLQQDYANLQIIAVDDRSADQTGAIMDSLAAAHPDKLRVLHITELPPNWLGKTHAMALATRHAASDYLLFTDADILFRPDALRRCLAQAIATNADHFVTLPTPTIKTRGEGMLLGFLQVLGLWVTRPWRADNPRAKRDFVGIGAFCLLRRSVYQKLGGFEAVRMEILEDLSLARRVKLMELRQRVAIAPGLVKVHWASGAMGVVGVMTKNLFAVFVFRISLLLIACGWLALFYLAPIAWLAWPETRIPSIVTLVAIALLYRLAGRLSGISAWYGVLFPISAILFLYSLLRSMVITLKQGGVTWRGTFYPLAELRKDVSTSH; via the coding sequence ATGAACCTTGCTCCAATACTCCCGTATCTGGCGTGGTTGATCGCTCTCTTTTGGGTATGGAAAGCCATCGCCGCTGCGCGTGGACTTCCCGGCATTCCCGACATTACGCTGCCGCAGTACGACGTTTCTCCCGAAGGCAATCCATCTCTCACCGTCATCGTTCCTGCTCGCAACGAAGCGGCTGACATCGCAGCCTGTCTGCAATCGCTGCTGCAACAGGACTACGCAAACCTCCAGATCATCGCTGTCGATGATCGCTCCGCCGATCAGACCGGAGCGATTATGGACTCACTCGCTGCCGCGCATCCGGACAAGCTTCGTGTCCTCCACATCACCGAACTCCCACCGAATTGGCTGGGCAAGACACACGCGATGGCCTTAGCCACGCGCCATGCAGCATCCGACTATCTTCTCTTCACGGATGCCGACATCCTCTTTCGTCCCGATGCTCTTCGCCGCTGCCTCGCGCAAGCCATCGCGACCAACGCCGACCACTTCGTCACGCTGCCTACTCCTACCATCAAGACTCGCGGCGAAGGCATGTTGCTCGGCTTTCTTCAGGTTCTCGGGCTTTGGGTTACGCGTCCCTGGCGCGCTGATAATCCTCGCGCTAAGCGCGACTTTGTAGGCATCGGTGCCTTCTGCTTGCTGCGCCGGTCGGTCTATCAGAAGCTAGGCGGCTTCGAGGCCGTCCGCATGGAGATCCTCGAAGATCTCAGCCTCGCCCGCCGCGTCAAGCTGATGGAGCTTCGCCAACGCGTGGCCATCGCTCCCGGCCTCGTCAAGGTGCATTGGGCCTCTGGAGCGATGGGCGTAGTTGGCGTAATGACGAAGAACCTCTTCGCTGTCTTCGTCTTCCGCATTTCATTGCTGCTGATTGCCTGTGGATGGCTCGCGCTGTTCTACCTTGCGCCCATCGCGTGGCTGGCATGGCCAGAGACGCGCATCCCATCCATCGTTACTCTCGTAGCCATCGCTCTGCTCTATCGTTTGGCCGGGCGCCTCAGCGGAATCTCCGCATGGTACGGCGTCTTGTTTCCGATCAGCGCAATCCTGTTTCTTTATAGCCTGCTGCGGTCCATGGTCATCACGCTCAAACAAGGAGGAGTCACCTGGCGAGGCACGTTCTATCCTCTCGCTGAGCTCCGCAAAGATGTCTCAACGTCCCACTAA